The following coding sequences are from one Pseudomonas mendocina window:
- a CDS encoding GPW/gp25 family protein, translated as MIGMNARTGRTITSQQHLAQSIADIVSTPIGSRVMRRDYGSHLANLMDWPLNAATRLQAYAAVATALMRWEPRIRISRVLLTPGDVAGQAVLDVEGTVTDSNEPMSLRVPINLGATA; from the coding sequence ATGATCGGCATGAACGCCCGCACCGGCCGCACAATCACCAGCCAGCAACACCTGGCCCAATCCATCGCTGACATCGTCAGCACCCCAATCGGTAGCCGTGTCATGCGCCGCGATTACGGCAGCCACCTTGCCAACCTCATGGACTGGCCGCTCAACGCCGCCACCCGCCTGCAGGCGTATGCCGCCGTAGCCACCGCCCTCATGCGCTGGGAGCCGCGTATCCGCATCAGCCGCGTACTGCTCACCCCTGGCGACGTTGCCGGCCAAGCCGTGCTTGACGTGGAAGGCACCGTCACCGACAGCAACGAGCCCATGAGCCTGCGCGTGCCCATCAACCTGGGGGCCACCGCATGA
- a CDS encoding baseplate J/gp47 family protein, whose translation MTITFTPIDLSQLPEPNVVEPIDFEAILAERKAYAISLWPADQQAEVAATLALESEPLTKLLQENAYRETLLRQRVNEAALAVLLPFAKRADLEQIGARFNVARLVITPANPSAVPPVAAVMEEDDSLRERIQMAMEGLSVAGPRNAYIFHARSADGRVADATAISPAPAEVVVTVQSALGDGTADAELLTITDTYLSDEDRRPVADRLTVQSAVVLPYQVNAVLHLTSAGPEAEPIRAAALTRGLALVNRRRRLGMEVNRSALDAALHIEGVRRVDLLGWVDVVATLTQAPYCTAFNVSVAE comes from the coding sequence ATGACCATCACCTTTACCCCCATCGACCTCAGCCAACTGCCAGAGCCCAACGTCGTCGAGCCCATCGACTTCGAGGCCATCCTCGCCGAGCGCAAGGCATACGCCATCAGCCTCTGGCCGGCCGACCAACAGGCAGAGGTCGCCGCCACCCTCGCCCTGGAGTCCGAGCCGCTCACCAAGCTGCTACAGGAGAACGCCTACCGCGAAACCCTCTTGCGGCAGCGCGTCAACGAAGCTGCGCTCGCCGTACTGCTGCCCTTCGCCAAGCGTGCCGACCTGGAGCAGATCGGCGCCCGCTTCAACGTTGCCCGCCTGGTCATCACCCCGGCCAACCCCAGCGCGGTACCGCCCGTGGCGGCGGTCATGGAAGAAGACGACAGCCTGCGCGAACGCATCCAGATGGCCATGGAAGGCCTGTCCGTCGCCGGCCCGCGCAACGCCTACATTTTTCACGCCCGCAGCGCGGACGGACGCGTAGCCGACGCCACAGCCATCAGCCCGGCGCCGGCCGAAGTCGTCGTCACCGTGCAAAGCGCCCTGGGCGACGGCACAGCAGACGCCGAGCTGCTCACCATCACCGACACTTACCTGTCGGACGAAGACCGCCGCCCGGTCGCCGACCGCCTCACCGTGCAAAGCGCCGTGGTACTGCCCTACCAGGTCAACGCCGTGCTGCACCTCACCAGCGCCGGCCCCGAGGCCGAGCCGATCCGCGCCGCCGCCCTGACCCGAGGCCTGGCCCTGGTCAACCGTCGTCGCCGCTTGGGTATGGAGGTCAACCGCTCCGCGCTGGACGCCGCCCTGCACATCGAAGGTGTGCGCCGTGTGGATCTGCTGGGCTGGGTAGACGTGGTCGCCACCCTCACCCAGGCGCCCTACTGCACCGCCTTCAACGTCTCGGTGGCCGAGTAA
- a CDS encoding phage tail protein I: MAARLLPGNATELERNAAQALAQIERVPVPLRDLWNPDTCPVELLPYLAWAFSVDRWSPAWPESAKRAAIRAAYFIHAHKGTIGALRRVVEPLGYLIKVTEWWQAQPEGTPGTFALEIGVLDTGITEEMYQELTFLIDDAKPLSRHLSGLDISLETHLTAYMGVAVVDGDELDVYPWQTPDIDVVVQSRVGVTTTINDELDVYPWST; encoded by the coding sequence ATGGCCGCCCGCCTGCTGCCTGGCAACGCCACCGAGCTGGAGCGCAACGCCGCACAGGCCCTGGCGCAGATCGAGCGCGTACCCGTCCCCCTGCGCGACCTGTGGAACCCGGACACCTGCCCCGTCGAGCTGCTGCCATACCTCGCCTGGGCCTTCTCGGTTGATCGCTGGTCGCCGGCCTGGCCCGAGAGCGCCAAGCGCGCCGCCATTCGCGCCGCCTACTTCATCCACGCCCACAAAGGCACCATCGGCGCGTTGCGCCGTGTCGTCGAGCCACTGGGTTACCTGATCAAGGTCACGGAATGGTGGCAGGCCCAACCCGAGGGAACCCCCGGCACCTTTGCCCTTGAAATCGGCGTACTCGACACCGGCATCACCGAAGAGATGTATCAGGAGCTCACCTTCCTGATCGACGACGCTAAGCCGCTCAGCCGCCACCTCAGCGGCCTCGACATCAGCCTCGAAACCCACCTCACCGCCTACATGGGCGTTGCTGTCGTCGACGGTGACGAACTCGACGTTTACCCCTGGCAGACCCCAGACATCGACGTTGTCGTGCAGTCCCGCGTTGGCGTCACCACCACCATCAATGACGAATTGGACGTATACCCATGGTCGACGTAA